The Candidatus Hydrogenedentota bacterium DNA window GCTTTGAAGTCGTGCACCGCTGCAAGTTCATGGGCCTGAAGGGCCTGTCGAACGGACTGCTGCGTTTCAACAACGCGAAGGTGCCCGCGGAGAACATCATTGGCAAGCCGGGCATGGGCCTGAAGATCGCACTGACGACGCTGAACACGGGCCGGCTGGGCGTGCCCGCGGCCGGTGGCGGCGCGTGCAAGAGCTTCCTGGACGACGCGGCATGGTGGGCGGCCGCGCGCGTACAGTGGGGCCAGCCGGTTGGCAAGCATCAAGCGATTTCGAAAAAGATCGCGAACTACGCGGCGACAACCTTCGCCATGCAGGCCATGGTACAACTGACCTGTTCGTTCGCGGACAAGAAGAACGCGGACATCCGCCTCGAGGCGGCCGCCGCCAAGTATTTCTGCACCGAGCAGACCTGGTCCATTTGCGACGACCTGCTCCAGGTCATGGGCGGGCGCGGCTACGAAATGGCGACGTCGCTATACAACCGGGGCGAGAAGCCGTTCACGGTGGAGCGGTCGATGCGCGACATGCGCGTGGGCCGCATCTTCGAGGGCTCGTCTGAGGTCATGCACCTGATCATGGCGCGCGAAGCCATGGACACCCACTTCAAGCTGGCAATGCCGATCATCCAGCCGAAACCCGGTCAGAAGGAAGGCAAAGTCAGCCTGATCCTGAAGGCAATGAAATTCTACGCGGGCTGGTACCCGAAGACATGGATGCCGGCGCAGAAGAATTTCGGCGTGAAGCACCTGAGCGCGTCCAGCCGCGGTCACCTCAAGTTCGCGGCGAAGACCTGCAAGAAGCTGGCGCGGCGCCTGTTTCACACCATGGCGAAGTATGGCCCGAAACTCGAATACGAGCAGGTCATTCTCGGGAATTTCGTCGAGATCGGCGTGGACCTCTTCGTGATGGCGGCAGCCCTCTCCTACGCGGAACACCTGCTGGCCAAGAACCCGAACGACCGGACCCCGGAAGAACTGGCGGACCTGTTCTGCGAGGCTGCGCGCCACCGCATCGCCGTCAACTTCGACGCGGTCAAGCACAACTTCAACCGGAAGTACAAGAAGGTCGCCAACAACCTGATGGACGGGAAGTACCGCTGGCTGATCCAGGACGTGTACAACGAACTGCCGCCGCAGTACCGCGACTACGCAAAGAACGCGCCGAAGTCCGTGGGCGCGGAAGACCTGGCCTCGGCCCGGAAGTAGCAAGCGCAATCCTGGTTACATTTCGCGGGAGGCCTCCTTTGGGAGCGCCTCCCGCTTCTTTTGAGCGAGCCGCGCATGAAACAGGCGAGAGGAGGGGGGCGGTCAACCTGCGGCGCGCGCCGGGTCATTACGCGCCGGCGGCGCGCCAGCGCTCGAGCAGGTCATTGAGCAGTTGGGCGAACGGGATTTCGGGCGTCCAGCCGGTGTCGCGGGTGAGCTTCTCGTGGCTGCCGCAGATTTCGGGCACATCGACGCGACGGATGCGCGCCGGGTCGGACTCGATGGTGATGGGCACGGCGACGCGGGCGCACAGGGCCTCCAGCGCCGCACGAATACTCTGGGCCTTGCCGGAACATACGTTATAGGCGGCGCCGCTCTCGCCGCGCAGCGCGAGCAATTCGTAGGCGCGCACGACGTCGTTCACGTGCAGGAAGTCCCGCTTTGTTTCGAGATTGCCGACGCGCACACGCGGCGGCGCCAGTTCGGCCTCGATCTCCGCGATTTGCCGCGCGAACGCCGGCAAAACAAAGCGCGGGTCCTGGCCCGGCCCCGAGTGATTGAACGGCCGCACCCGCACGACATCCATGCCAAGCGCCGTGGAACAGTACGCGCAGTAGTGATCGGCGGCGGCCTTCGAGACGGCGTAAGGATCGTTGGGGCTCAGGGGATGCTCTTCGGTAACGGGCAGCGACCGGGGCACCCCGTAGGCGCCGGCGCTCCCGATATACACGAGGCGAGCCTTGGGGGCCAATTCACGCAACGCGTCGGTCAGGTGGATCACGCCTGCGAGGTTCACGTGAAACGTGGTGACGGGCTGCTGCGCGGCCTCCGGCAAATGCGCGACGGCGGCCAGATGAAAAACGTGCGTGAGATTGCCCGCCTGCTTGAGGGCCGCGCGCACTTGCTCGGGCCGCGTGATATCGCAGGCGACCGCGCCGGGCAGGCCCCGCAAGGCGGCACAGACCACATCCCAGTTCCGGCGCCGCAAGTAAGCGGTAAGCGCCCGGCCCACAAAGCCCTCAGCTCCGGTTATCAGGGCGCGCAACGTCATATGCGGGGCCTTTGGTTGCGCACCTGGTCCTCGACGCGGACCAGGTCAGCGTCGACCATCATACGGATCAACTGCTCGAAGGACACTTCCGGCCGCCAGCCGAGCCGGGCCTTGGCCTTGCTGCAATCGCCGAGCAGGGTGTGCACCTCCGCGGGACGGCAGAACTGGGGGTCGACCTTGACAAACTGCTGATAGTCCAGGCCCACGTGC harbors:
- a CDS encoding GDP-mannose 4,6-dehydratase; translation: MTLRALITGAEGFVGRALTAYLRRRNWDVVCAALRGLPGAVACDITRPEQVRAALKQAGNLTHVFHLAAVAHLPEAAQQPVTTFHVNLAGVIHLTDALRELAPKARLVYIGSAGAYGVPRSLPVTEEHPLSPNDPYAVSKAAADHYCAYCSTALGMDVVRVRPFNHSGPGQDPRFVLPAFARQIAEIEAELAPPRVRVGNLETKRDFLHVNDVVRAYELLALRGESGAAYNVCSGKAQSIRAALEALCARVAVPITIESDPARIRRVDVPEICGSHEKLTRDTGWTPEIPFAQLLNDLLERWRAAGA
- a CDS encoding acyl-CoA dehydrogenase family protein, yielding MASGEDKQAKDAAMELAEAARETEWQFPSFTAEMFKGNFRWDLVHPYPEQDPEDKKIGDELQAKVKEVLEKYVDPIEIDRTGEYPKAAIKALSDLGIFSMKISKEYGGLGLSQINYARMLSFIASYCQSTVTWVSAHQSIGVPQPLKDFGTPEQKKKFLPKICAGAISAFALTEPDVGSDPAKMGTTATPSEDGSYYLLNGDKLWTTNGPDADIIVVMAKTPPKIKNGREIPQISAFVFETKDANGNFVPGFEVVHRCKFMGLKGLSNGLLRFNNAKVPAENIIGKPGMGLKIALTTLNTGRLGVPAAGGGACKSFLDDAAWWAAARVQWGQPVGKHQAISKKIANYAATTFAMQAMVQLTCSFADKKNADIRLEAAAAKYFCTEQTWSICDDLLQVMGGRGYEMATSLYNRGEKPFTVERSMRDMRVGRIFEGSSEVMHLIMAREAMDTHFKLAMPIIQPKPGQKEGKVSLILKAMKFYAGWYPKTWMPAQKNFGVKHLSASSRGHLKFAAKTCKKLARRLFHTMAKYGPKLEYEQVILGNFVEIGVDLFVMAAALSYAEHLLAKNPNDRTPEELADLFCEAARHRIAVNFDAVKHNFNRKYKKVANNLMDGKYRWLIQDVYNELPPQYRDYAKNAPKSVGAEDLASARK